Within Epilithonimonas zeae, the genomic segment TCAGTTGGGATTTGATTCAGTTCGCTCAATTTTTCTTTAATTTTTCTTTGATATGGGTCAGGATAACGGTTCAGTTCTCCGAATGGATTTTCGTTCGCATCCAGAAAAATCCCGTTATTGCCTTCAAATTCATCTCTTGCAGAAGAGTACGATCTGAGGTCAAGAATATTTTTGCGTGCTAATTTTTGTATTTCAATTGTCATTTTTTTAATTGTTTTTTGTCATTGCTAAAATTGGGAACACTTCGGCAATCCTTCGAGAACCTCAGGATGATAAAGTGTGACATCTCTGATACTAACTGTTTTAATTATCCATTGTCAGGCTGAGCCTGTCGAAGCCTTTTCTAAAGATTTTAATCGGATTGAAACTGCGTTTTTGTGAGCGGTTAATTCTTCTGCTTCTGCCATTACTTCAATGGTTTTTCCAAGATTTCTGATTCCTTTTTTTGTGATATTTTGAAAAGTAATTTTCTTCACAAAACTGTCCAGGGAAACACCGTTGTAGTTTTTGGCAAAACCATTGGTTGGTAGTGTATGATTGGTTCCTGAAGCATAATCGCCTGCACTTTCCGGACTGTAATTTCCCAGAAAAACTGAGCCTGCATTAGTGATTTTATTGGTGAAATTTTCAGCATTTTCTATTGCTAAAATCAAGTGTTCCGGAGCATAATAATTCGAAAATTCAATCGCTTCATCGATAGAATTAAACAAAATTGATTTGCTGTTTTGTAATGCAATTTCAGCAATATCTTTTCTGGGTAATCCTGAAAGTTGTTGTTGGATTTCAATATGAATTTCATCAATTATTTTTTCAGAATTACTTAAAAGAATCACTTGAGAATCGGTTCCGTGTTCGGCTTGTGAAAGCAAATCAGAAGCGACAAACTCAGCAATAGAAGTTTCATCGGCGATGACCAGAACCTCGCTTGGACCAGCCGGAATATCGATAGCAACATTATAATTGAGCGCCAATTGTTTCGCAGCTGTCACATATTGATTGCCAGGTCCGAAAATTTTATCCACTTTCGGGATTGTTTCTGTTCCAAACGTTAAACCTGCAATCGCTTGACTTCCTCCTACTTTGAAAATATTTTTAATTCCGATTAAGTTTGCTGTAAACAAAATCGCCGGATTGATTTTTCCATTTTTATCGGGTGGTGAACAAAGTGCAACGTTTTGACAACCTGCAATGTTAGCAGGGATTCCCAACATCAAAACTGTTGAAAACAACGGCGCAGTTCCTCCGGGAATATAAATTCCAATATTTTCTATCGCACGACTTTCTCGCCAGCAAAAAACGCCTTCGGTTGTTTCTATAATTTTTTTCTCCTCTTGTTGGGAATTGTGAAATTTTCTGATATTCTCAGAAGCCAATTTTATCGCTGATTTTAACTCATCGGAAACGAATTGTTCTGCATCATTAATTTCTGATTCAGAGACTTTTACATCCTGAATAGAAACTTTGTCAAACTGTTCTGTGAAGTATTTTAACGCTTTATCTCCTTTTTTTTCGACTTCCGAAAAAACTTGTTTAATCTGAGATTCGAGACTTTCCTGTTTTTGCAAAGGTCTTTCACAAAGCGATTTCCAGTCTTCTTTTTTTGGATATTTATACTGCTTCATCATAAAATCATTTTTTCAATTTCTAAAACTAAAATTCCTTGTGCACCTTCCTTTTTCAGGTTCTCAATCACTTCCCAAAATTGATCTTCTTTGATGACTGAATGAATAGATGACCAACCACTTTCGGCTAAAGGAAGAATAGTTGGCGATTTCATTCCGGGTAAGAGATTGATAATTTTTTCAAGATTCTGATTAGGTGCATTTAAAAGAATATACTTGCTTTCCGAAGCTTCTTTTACGGCATTGATTCTGAATAAAAGTTTGTTTAAAATCTCCAGATTTTCATTAGATAGATTCTCATTGGAAATCAATATAGCTTCACTTTCCAGAACAGTTTCAACTTCTTTCAAACCATTAGTCAGTAGAGTAGAACCGGTACTGATAATGTCAAAAATTCCGTCGGAAAGTCCGATTCCAGGTGCGATTTCTACACTTCCACCAATCTTTTCGATTTGTGCATTGATGTTATTTTCTTGGAAATAGTTTGAAAGAATCTCTGGATAAGAAGTTGCCACTTTTTTATTTTCGAAATATGGGATTCCGTTATAATTTTCTTCTTTAGGAATTGCCAGAGACAATCTGCATTGGGCAAATCCAAGCTTTTGAACAATTTCAATATTTTTCTTTTGTTCCAAAACTTCATTCAGACCGATAATTCCGATATCAGCAACGCCTTGCTCTACATATTGCGGAATATCATCATCACGAAGAAATAAGATTTCTAATGGAAAATTAGTGGAAACAGCCTTTAGTTTTCTGGTTCCGTTGGAGATTTTGATGCCACATTCTTCCAGCAGTTTCAGAGACTTTTCGCTCAGTCTTCCATTTTTTTGTATGGCTAATTTTAGTTTACTCATTTTTGATTTTATAGATAAGGTCTGAGTAAACGACAAGGAAAATTGGAAAACAAAAAACCGCCTGATTACTCAGACGGTTAATATTATTTTGAAGTTATGACATACCATTACCTTCCCGCCTGAACGTGAGAATGGTGATGATGATGCATAAGTTGTATAGACATTTCTTGCTTTTTTGTTGGGACAAATGTAGAACTAATTTTTAAATAATTATAAAATTATGTAAAAAAATTAATTAAAACTATTTTTCCATTGGGTAATCATTTCTGAAAATCTCGTGTTCTCAAAAGTTTTATTTCTGATTTTTGAAACTGTGTGAATGCCTTTTTCATCGGAGATTCTCAGGATTTCTTCAGCTTTTTGAGATTCGAAGGCGATGATTTCTGCTTCTTCAATTTCTGCCAGTTTATTTTTGTGAACAAAAGTGACAAAGTTTTCCATTAATGGTGAAATATAAGCACCTTCCGTTTGTTTCGGAATTTTAATCACATTATTCTGGAGAAACAAAAGATTTCCGAAGATACTTCTGGCAATTTTCTTGTTCGGATTCAGAAGAATAACGTCATCCAAATCATTTTCTTTGGCATAAATTTCAGCATAGATATTCTCGGCAGAATGAACACGGATGTTACTCAAAAGATTCGCATTAACATTGATTTCCTTAATGAGATCCAGTTCAATATTACCTTGTATATAAAGAATGTCTCCCGATTCTTCCACTTCAAAATAGAAAGCGGTTTCAGATTTCGGAAGCGGTTTGTCTTCCTGCTTTCTGTAAGCCATCAGTTGGATAATTCCATTCTCAATACCCTTACTCAAAACTTCTCTCTGAAACAGTTCCTGAAAAAATTCTAAGGTGTATGTCAGCGGAATATTCAGTCTCATTTTCCGCATCGATGCCATCAGAAAAAAATAAGATTCCTCGGCCATTATGAGATTTCCGTTTCTTACAAAGAACGATACCCAAACCGAATCACCATAAAGAAAAGAACGGTTGATAACTTGAAGATTTTCTTCAGTATAAACTAATTTTTGCATTGTAGTATAAAAAAATAATGAACGATAAAATCGTTCATCCATTTATTTTTAAGCGGCGCCTAATTTTATCTGTAAGTTCTCTATCAGGTTTTCCCAATAGAGTTTGTTTTCTTCCTCATCGCCAGGCTCACAAAAGTCGGTGATGTTAAGCGAAAGGTCATCCGTTATTTCATCAATGACGATAGAAAGCTCGAAGAAATATTTCGTCCCTTCATCCTCTTCCCAACGGAAACGCACAAAACTTTCCGGCTTGTAACGGATCAGCGTCGCCTTCTCAGCAGGGCCACCGCCCCAGCTGAAATAGAAATCGTCTCCACGTTCTACAACGTCGTCTGCAAACCATTCTGATAATCCTTCTGCACTTGCCAGATACTCATACAAAATCTCCGAGAGACAATGCATATTGTATTCATACTGCACTTTCGTTTTCGCCATATACTAATTCTAATTGTGGCGCAATATATAAATTAATTTCTTATTTCCAAATCAAAATGTCTATGGAAATTCAAATTTTTTATAGAAAATAAATATGATTTTTATTAGCTGATTTTGTACCGTTGATGAACACTAATTTTTAAAATTATTTGACATCATCCAACCTAAAGATTTGGGCAGCTTAATCCGCCTTCCGCTCCCAATCTTTTTTGCAGATCATTTCAGATTAAATAGAACTTGATGGTTGGCAAAAAAGGATTTCCGCTCAAGTCGGGCTGCAGATTCGTCATAAAAACAAAGGCTTCCCTCAAAACGAAATTTGTCATTCCGTAGGAATCTCGACAGCGACGTTTAGATTCCTACGGAATGACAAATTGGATGTTAATTTAAAATCTATTCCACTTCATTCAAAGCTTCCAGAATAATCGCGCAACCTTTTCGGATTTCGTCTTCGGAGATTGTGAGTGGAGGAGAGATTCTCAGATATTCGTTTCTGTACAGTTGCCAGAAAACAATCAATCCTTTTTCCATACATTTTGAAGCCACTTTCAAAGTATATTCCGGAGAACCGAGATTCACAGCTAACATCAGTCCTTTCCCGTTGACGTTTTTGATTTTCGGATGAACCAATAATTCCCGGAAGAGTTTTTCCTTCTTATCTGTCTCATTCATCAGTCCGCTTTCCAAAACTTCTTTCAGAGTAGCGTGAGAAGCCGCAGCAATCAAAGGATTTCCTCCAAAAGTGGTAATATGTCCCAACTTCGGCGAATGTGAAAGGCTTGACATAATTTCTTTCGAACTCATAAAAGCACCAACCGGAACGCCGCCGCCCATTCCTTTTCCCATTACAAGAATATCAGGGACAATCCCAAAATGTTCAAAAGCAAATAATTTTCCGGTTCTTCCAAACCCCGGCTGAATCTCGTCCAAAATCAGTAGCGCACCAACTTCTTCACAACGTTTTTTAAGCTGAATGAAATAATTATCTTTTGGCATAATAAAACCCGCCGCACCCTGAATAGTTTCTACGATGACACAAGCCGTTTTCTCTGTGATTTTATCAAAATCATTTTCATTATTAAACTCGATGAAATTGACCATTGGCAGCAACGGACGGAATTCTCTTTTGTGAACTTCGTTTCCTGCAACAGAAAGCGCGCCGTGGGTATTTCCGTGATAAGCATCTTTGAAGGCGATTATTTCTTCTCTTCCAGTATAGCGTTTAGCTAATTTCAAACTGCCATCAATCGCCTCCGCTCCAGAATTAACAAGATAAGTGACTTCCAAAGGTTCTGGTGTTGCTTCTGCCAAAAGTCTGCAAAGTTCCACTGGTTTTTCTTGCGCATATTCGCCGTAAACCATTACGTGCAAGTATTTGTCCGCTTGTTCTTTGATGGCGTTAACCACTTTTGGATGAGAATGTCCAAGCGTATTGGCAGAAACACCAGCTACAAAATCCAGATAAGCTTTTCCGTCTTTTCCGTAGATGTAACTTCCTTCCGCTTTTTCAACTTCGAAGCCTGCTGCATAAGGTGTTGTTTGAGCTTGGTATTTAAAGAAATCTTGTTTCATTTTTCAATGTAGATGTTAGAAATTAGATTTTAAAAGTTTCTATATCATTTAGTTTTTTGAATTTTTTGAGAACTTTTAAACTTTTGCAAAGGTCGTGAATTTTGAGTTTCGATTCTATGAAATGACAAAATTTTCGACTTGGCGAAGCGCGCCCCGACTTGAACGGAGCTCTTTTTCTTTTTTTTGCCAAAAAAGGAAAAAGCGGGAGTGGAAGGCGGATAAAGGCGCCCAAATTTCGACTCCGCTCAATGTGACCGATATTTTATTTTTTTACCCGAACTGGTGTCTTAGGTTTATTCTTTTCTTCCTGTTTTTTCCGTTCGGCTTCAGCTAGGTTGAAGAGAGTGTTGTCGGACTCGTAGACTATTTCGGGATAATTAGGTGTGTCGAGAAAAATATCGCTGGGTTTCTGTAAGCGGTCTTTGGTGTTCCAATTGAAATCTTTGAAAAAACGTTCCTCTTTTGAGATTTGACTCATCGGATAAGTGTCGTTATTCGCACCAATATTGCAGGAAACAATCTCCAGTCGGCGCTCCAAAAACTCTGCTGTAATCTCGCCACAAGTGGACAACATTACGCCAATTCTTTTCATTTGTTTTGTTTTTTTATCCTCGTCATCCGCATAAGTAATAGCTTGCGCATTGCCTACCGCTTTTGCACTATCTATGGCATTGTTGTTGAGATAGACAATCATATTCTTGCTTTTGATCTGATTGAACTCATCTTTCAAATTCAAAGAATCTGCTTTACTGATAGCGAAGGCATTGCCTAAAACTCTGATGGAATCTGTGATTTCTTTTTCGGGATTACTGTAAACACGGATTTCGTCTCCGGTAACTTGTTTTACACCCATCCAAAGAATTGGTTTTCTCATCAGGTGCATTTCGCCGTCAGTTTCATTAAAGCTTAATGAATCTCCGCGACCTTGCATATTGGTTTTGAAAATTCTTACTTTTCTGTAAGCTCGCAAATAGCTTTTTTTCTTCAGTGCGTTGGCCGAATCTGGTCTTTGAAATGTAATGAATTTCTCTGCAGAAAAATAGGCAGAATCTTTACTTAGAATCTTTACAGCATAAGGTTTGTCCGTAACCATTGCAGAGTCTTTCTTTTCATAGATCTCTCCATAGCCACCTTTGATAAAACGTTTTTGCTGAGGGTCGTCCAACGTTACATTGCCTGTTCCTTTGCCGAAGCCTGTATTTCTGTTGAAGTATAATTTGTCTCCAGTCAGGATTTTCCCATTATTATGGATTCTTGAATTTTTGTTGAGGAAAGATTCGCCTGTTTTGGAATTATGGGTTCCAAGTTCTGTATAGACATAGTTGGCGTAATTTTCCTTACTTCTAATGGTTGTTGGCCCTGTAAAATCTGAAACGCCTGTATTTTGATTGGTTTTGATATTATCGCTTATGATAGTGTATTTATCAGTTTCGATATTAGAACGACCAATGAAATCTATCATTTTTGAATTGAGATAATAGGTAGCAGATTTGGTGTACATCACACTTCCATCATTACTATAAATTGTTCCGCCTGTGTTGAAATAAGCCGTGTTCGGGATTTTATCGTAATAAAGCGTTTCTGTTTTGATGGTTTGTTTTGGGTCGGTAAGAACTACATTTTTGCGTGCAATTCCACGTTGGGTGTTACCATCGTATTCCATTTCTTCTGCCGTGATTCTGTTTCCGTCGGCAGTTGTTAATACAGCATTTCCAATGGCTTTCAAAAAATTTTCTTTCTCATACCAAACAACTTCATTTGCTGTAAGAACAGAACCTTGATGTTCGAATTGAACATTTCCAGAGAAAACCATATTTCCTTCATATTTATCAGGTTTTTTACCTGCAGTATCTGAATGGACGTGTTTTACTTTTTTAGAAGGCTGTGTTTGCGGATTTTGATTTTTGAAAAAAGGGTCTTTAACCACACCCGTATTTTGGGTTGGCGGAGTGACCTGCGAAAATATTCTAACAAAAATTAGAAGTAGAACAACAAAAAAGGATTTCTTCATTAATTTTCAGACTTCTTGTGTCCGTAGAAGTACAACGAGTGCGTATCAATACTTACGCCAAATGCTTTTTCTATTGAGTCTTTGATGCCTTGGATTCTCGGGTCGCAGAACTCTATAATCTCTGCAATTTCTTTATCAGAATCTTCTTTATAAATGACCAAATGGTCGTGCTGCTTATCAAAATAAGACTTCTCATAAGAAGATGTGCTCAATGTTTTTTCTCCGAATTGGTGCTTTCTAATCAAGCCTGCATCCAAGAAAATCTCTATAGTATTATAAATCGTAGCCTTGCTTACGTGGTATTTTTTCTGCATCATCAGCAGATAAAGGTCATCCACGTTGAAGTGGTGCTCCATATTGTAAATCTCCTCAAGAATAGTATATCTCTCAGGCGTATTGCGGAAGCCTTTATCCATAAGATATTGTCTAAGGACGTCTTTTATAGTTGCGATATTCAACTCTTTTTGTTTCGTATCCATAGTACAAAAATAAAGAATTTTTTCGGGATTATTCGAAATGCTTGTGTTCGACTTTTTCGATTCTCTCGATTTTGATTTTCTGGTCAAGAAGCGGCGCCGATTCTACCACAACATTATGACTTGCAACGCCATAAGCTGTGAAGTCGTTACTGCCAAGTTTCTTTACAAAATTATAAATATTAAGAATGATTTTATCTCTAATTGTAAGAAGGAAATCATTGATATAAACATTATCGATAATCACAAACTTCAAATCAGGCGGAATGTTATGTGCTCTCAAAGAGGGATGTGAACTGCGTGAAGGAATCGTTCCTTCTTCCATCATTTCTGCTAAAATCTGCTGAAAATAATCGTTGATTCTTCTGTCTCTTTTGAAGCCCAGCAAGAAACTTATCTTATAAATTGTTCCAGGCAAAACCTCTTCCACATTGTATTTGAAGCTGTATGGGTCTTCCTGATTCACAATATTCAAAATAAAATAATGGTCAGCTCTTTTAGGTTGTGCTCGGATGATGGAATAAATGATTTTCGATTCTACTTCATCCTCTCTTTTTGCTCGACTAATGAAAGCAAGATTGGTCGCATACTTAGGAATCGTTTCATCCAGCTTCATATCTTTTATTGTAGAAACATATTTTTGAAGTTTTACAAATTTGATGAACGTTGTTTTGATAAGTCGCCCATTATACCAGGCATACATACAGATTCCTATAAATCCTGCCAAGAGAACGGACATCCAGCCACCTTCGAAAAATTTAATAATATTGGCACTGAAAAAACCACCTTCTATCACAATATAAACCAATGCAAAAAGTGCAATCCAGAGTTTGTTTGTTCTCGTTTTCAAAAACCAGAATACCAGCAGGATGGTTGTCATTAACATTGTCACGGTAATGGAAAGTCCATAGGCAGCTTCCATTCTTCCGGATTCTTTAAAATAGATCACAACAACAAAGCACAAAAGCAAAATTCCCCAATTGATTTTCGGGATGTACATTTGGCCTTTTATTCCGGAAGGATATTCGATTTCCTGATTAGGCCAGAAATTGAGGGCCATTGCTTCGGAAAACATTGTGAATGCTCCTGTGATTACCGCCTGGCTTGCGATGATTGCCGCAGCTGTTGCAATTACAACGCCCGGAATAATAAACCATTCCGGCATAATTCCGAAAAATGGATTTTTACCACGGAATACTTCGTGATAGTTGCTCAACAGCCAGGCACCCTGGCCAAGATAATTGAGGATCAGCATAGCTTTCACGAAAATCCAGCTCACTCGGATATTCTTGATACCACAATGCCCAAGATCGGAATATAATGCTTCTGCTCCGGTAGTACAAAGAAAGACAGCACCAAGGATGACAATGGCACTAGGAGAGTTATAGATCAATTTAATGGCATAATAAGGATTAAAAGCTTTTAGAATCATTGGATGTTCAACTAAATGAACAAGACCAAAACCTCCTAAAACCAAAAACCAAAGTACCATTACCGGTCCGAAAAACTTCCCGATAAAGCTGGTGCCAAATTGCTGAACCACAAAAATAATTACCAAAATGGCCAATGTGATAGGAACAACAGGTGGCTTGTGCGTAACGAGTTCCAGCCCCTCAATGGCGGACATTACAGTAAGAGAGGGCGTGATGATACTGTCCGCTACCAGAGCAGCTGCTCCGATGATGGCAATGATATAAAGCCATTTTTTCTTAAACCTTTTGACGAGTGAATAAAGTGATAGAATGCCACCTTCTCCTTTGTTGTCGGCTCTCAAAGCAATAATAACGTATTTTATCGTCGTTTGTAAAGTCAGAGTCCAAATAATACAAGACAATGCACCTTCTATGTATTCCTCAGAAATAATTCCGCCGGCTTTTCCTGCATTGATGATCGCTTTCATTACGTACAACGGCGAAGTTCCGATGTCTCCGAAAACAATTCCTAATGAAACCAAAACGCCCACTGCGGACAGTTTTTTGAGGTCAAAATGACCGCTGCTATCTTGCGACATAATAAAGTCTTATTGTAAAAATAATTCTGCAAATTTAGATTATTTTACAGATTAAGAAATTTTTTTGATGAAAATGTAATATTCGATAAAAAAGTAATTCTGGAATTAATTCTCCAAATCATTTCTCATATTGATTTTAGAGATAATTGATGAAGCTCCAAAATTTTCTTTTTTTCAAGTAATCCAAGTTTTGGTCATTGGCATAAGCCTCTCTTTCGAAACTAATATTTCTATAAGCTAGATGTGGATTTTTGTACTTCAGATATTTGAGATAATATTCTGAAAGATACCAAATATAAAATGGAATAATCAATAATTCAATCTGCTGACGGATATGAATTTTCTCATGATTGATTAAGACTTTGTTTTGCCTGTATTCTTTTTTTCTCAGCAATATAAACGGGAACAATGTAATCCCCGAAATTTTAGTATTTTTGAGTAATCTTTGGCAAACAATAATTATCATCAATCAAAGATAAAAATTTTGGTACAGTTTTTTAACTTATGAAACTAAATGACATCAAAGAGAATGAAGACTTTTATTATAACGAGCAGGGTTATAAAGTTTTTACAGAAAAGTTCCATTTGAAACGTGGTTATTGCTGTAAAAGCGGATGCAGACATTGTCCGTATGGTTATGATAAAAAGACGGATACTTTTATTAAAAAACCTAAATAATCTTAATATTATGAAATCGAAGATTCACGAATTCCAAAATAAAAATATATTAGCGATGAGTAAAAAATATTTCTTCATATTATTGGCTGCGGTTTCTCTTGGAATCACTTCTTGTAGCCCATTTCAAGTGAAATCTGATTATTCTGCTACAGCAAATTTTACAAACTATAAAACGTATTTGCTAAGAACAGATGATTTGAAACTGAATGATCTTGATAAAGACAGAGTTTTGAATGAATTATCAAAACAATTGCAATCAAAAGCTTTGACGTCTGGACAAAATCCGGATTTGATTGTGAATGTGAAAGCGTCCCACAAAAAAGTTCAGGACATTACCACCTCGTACGGCGGAGGCTGGGGTTGGGGAAGACCTTGGGGCTGGGGTGGCGGTTTTGGTATGGGAAATACCTGGACCAACAACTACAACAGTGGAACGATTGTGATTGACATTATTGATGCAAAAACTCAAAAATTGGTTTGGCAAGGCGCAGGTAGCGGAATTTCTGTAGATTCGCCAAGGTCAAAACAAAAACAAATTCCACAAGTTGTAGCTGAGATAATGGCTAATTATCCACCACAAAAAGGGAAATAATTTTAAATATATCTCTTAGATTTTATAGATTTCGCAGATGAATATTTGAGAAAAAATCTGCCTAATTACAAAAATCTGCGAGAAGCATAAAACCGCTATCATTTAGCGGTTTTTTTTATTCCGAAATTTTTGTTGTCATCAGTTCTTTAGCTTCTTTCAAAACTTCTGATTTCTTTTCTTGATTAAGTTCTAAAACATTCAACAAATTCTGATTATTGAATAATTCTTTTACCAAAACACATTTGTTCTCCAGCAATTTCTGTTTTTGTTTTCCATCCAAAGTCGTAAGACAAGTGATTGGATATAATGCATTTTGGTCAACCAGATTTTTGATGGATTTATTTTTCGGAAAATCCCAAGACAACAATCTCAATCCATAATATTCTGAAAAAGCCACAGAATCCTTGGTAAAATAAGTATTAGTAATCAGCCAACCATCTGTAAATTCGGTTTTGGTTCCGAAAAGATTGTACTGAATATCAGAAATATCTTTGATTCTTGACAAAACGTACATTGGCGTCGTAACAGAGATTTTCGTGTCTTCCGCATTCCGGAATTTACATTCTACCCAATACGTTTTATCGTCTTTATTGGCGATAACATCCGCTTCGTGAGTCACCGAATGTCCTTTTATTAATTGTCCCGTTTCGGTTTTGTAACCAATATTTTGAAACACTCGTGAGATCCACTGCTCAAAATAGAATCCCGCAGGTCCCAATTCCAGCAAAGCTTTTTTCAAACTGTATCTTGCCGCTGCAGAATTTGAGATTTTTTTCAGTTCATCAAACGCCATTTTATACAACTCTCTCGTCGTGATTCCGTCAAAGCAATTTGGTAAAATATTTTGGAGTACTTTTTTTACAGAGCTTTCGTCCGCTCCGGAGTTCCGAAGTGAGTTTTCTAGCTTTGAAATTTCAAATTCTACCGTTTCGCTGGCATTATTTTTTATTTTCATAATTGTGTCAACTTTTTTAACGCAAGGGCGCAAGTTTTTTTATTTTAATTATTAATAAAAGTCGCAAAGATCCAATTCTACTTTTTTCATCGAAGATAATAACTTTGTGACTTCTCAACTTTGAATCTAATAATTTTTGTGCCTTTGCGATAATTTTTTTCGAATCTAAAGTCTTTTTTCTTTTTATTCCACAAACCAAATCTCAAACCGGCTTCCCTGTTCCAAAGGTTTATAATTCAAGTAGCCTTTATGGGCTTCGATAATACTTTTACTGAGCGTTAAACCAATTCCGGAACCATTGCTTCTTGTCGTGAAAAACGGAAGGAAAATCTTATCCTGGATTTCCTTTGAGATTCCGGTTCCATTATCTTCTACACTTAGAATGATACGTTTGTTGTGAGTTTTGATTTCGGTTTTAATTGTTCTTTCAACATTATCGGAAACAGCGTAAATAGCGTTGAGATAAAGATTAATTAAACATCTTTCAATCATCTTTTCATCAGCAGAAATCAGATGATTTTCCAATGAATTGATAATGGTGATATGTTTTTTTTCAAATTCAGGCTTAAGAAAATTGAGTGAAGATTCTACAATATTAGATATAGAAATTGTTTTAAAAACAGGTTTTGGAAGTTCGGCAACTTGGCGGTAATCGTCTACAAAATTTAATAATTGTTTTGATTTGGAATTGATAATCATCAGACTTTCCTTCATATCCTGCTGGTCTTCCTTTTCGATAATTTCCTGATTGGCAATGTATTCAAGATTCTGAATCAGACTGTTAACAGGCGTTAAAGTATTCAGAAGTTCGTGGGAAATTACTTTCATCAGGTTATTCCAGGCTAATTTTTCTTTTTGTTCAATA encodes:
- a CDS encoding aspartate aminotransferase family protein; this encodes MKQDFFKYQAQTTPYAAGFEVEKAEGSYIYGKDGKAYLDFVAGVSANTLGHSHPKVVNAIKEQADKYLHVMVYGEYAQEKPVELCRLLAEATPEPLEVTYLVNSGAEAIDGSLKLAKRYTGREEIIAFKDAYHGNTHGALSVAGNEVHKREFRPLLPMVNFIEFNNENDFDKITEKTACVIVETIQGAAGFIMPKDNYFIQLKKRCEEVGALLILDEIQPGFGRTGKLFAFEHFGIVPDILVMGKGMGGGVPVGAFMSSKEIMSSLSHSPKLGHITTFGGNPLIAAASHATLKEVLESGLMNETDKKEKLFRELLVHPKIKNVNGKGLMLAVNLGSPEYTLKVASKCMEKGLIVFWQLYRNEYLRISPPLTISEDEIRKGCAIILEALNEVE
- a CDS encoding START-like domain-containing protein — its product is MAKTKVQYEYNMHCLSEILYEYLASAEGLSEWFADDVVERGDDFYFSWGGGPAEKATLIRYKPESFVRFRWEEDEGTKYFFELSIVIDEITDDLSLNITDFCEPGDEEENKLYWENLIENLQIKLGAA
- a CDS encoding Fur family transcriptional regulator; protein product: MDTKQKELNIATIKDVLRQYLMDKGFRNTPERYTILEEIYNMEHHFNVDDLYLLMMQKKYHVSKATIYNTIEIFLDAGLIRKHQFGEKTLSTSSYEKSYFDKQHDHLVIYKEDSDKEIAEIIEFCDPRIQGIKDSIEKAFGVSIDTHSLYFYGHKKSEN
- a CDS encoding OstA-like protein codes for the protein MKKSFFVVLLLIFVRIFSQVTPPTQNTGVVKDPFFKNQNPQTQPSKKVKHVHSDTAGKKPDKYEGNMVFSGNVQFEHQGSVLTANEVVWYEKENFLKAIGNAVLTTADGNRITAEEMEYDGNTQRGIARKNVVLTDPKQTIKTETLYYDKIPNTAYFNTGGTIYSNDGSVMYTKSATYYLNSKMIDFIGRSNIETDKYTIISDNIKTNQNTGVSDFTGPTTIRSKENYANYVYTELGTHNSKTGESFLNKNSRIHNNGKILTGDKLYFNRNTGFGKGTGNVTLDDPQQKRFIKGGYGEIYEKKDSAMVTDKPYAVKILSKDSAYFSAEKFITFQRPDSANALKKKSYLRAYRKVRIFKTNMQGRGDSLSFNETDGEMHLMRKPILWMGVKQVTGDEIRVYSNPEKEITDSIRVLGNAFAISKADSLNLKDEFNQIKSKNMIVYLNNNAIDSAKAVGNAQAITYADDEDKKTKQMKRIGVMLSTCGEITAEFLERRLEIVSCNIGANNDTYPMSQISKEERFFKDFNWNTKDRLQKPSDIFLDTPNYPEIVYESDNTLFNLAEAERKKQEEKNKPKTPVRVKK
- the hisG gene encoding ATP phosphoribosyltransferase; its protein translation is MSKLKLAIQKNGRLSEKSLKLLEECGIKISNGTRKLKAVSTNFPLEILFLRDDDIPQYVEQGVADIGIIGLNEVLEQKKNIEIVQKLGFAQCRLSLAIPKEENYNGIPYFENKKVATSYPEILSNYFQENNINAQIEKIGGSVEIAPGIGLSDGIFDIISTGSTLLTNGLKEVETVLESEAILISNENLSNENLEILNKLLFRINAVKEASESKYILLNAPNQNLEKIINLLPGMKSPTILPLAESGWSSIHSVIKEDQFWEVIENLKKEGAQGILVLEIEKMIL
- a CDS encoding aminotransferase class IV, whose translation is MQKLVYTEENLQVINRSFLYGDSVWVSFFVRNGNLIMAEESYFFLMASMRKMRLNIPLTYTLEFFQELFQREVLSKGIENGIIQLMAYRKQEDKPLPKSETAFYFEVEESGDILYIQGNIELDLIKEINVNANLLSNIRVHSAENIYAEIYAKENDLDDVILLNPNKKIARSIFGNLLFLQNNVIKIPKQTEGAYISPLMENFVTFVHKNKLAEIEEAEIIAFESQKAEEILRISDEKGIHTVSKIRNKTFENTRFSEMITQWKNSFN
- the hisD gene encoding histidinol dehydrogenase; the encoded protein is MKQYKYPKKEDWKSLCERPLQKQESLESQIKQVFSEVEKKGDKALKYFTEQFDKVSIQDVKVSESEINDAEQFVSDELKSAIKLASENIRKFHNSQQEEKKIIETTEGVFCWRESRAIENIGIYIPGGTAPLFSTVLMLGIPANIAGCQNVALCSPPDKNGKINPAILFTANLIGIKNIFKVGGSQAIAGLTFGTETIPKVDKIFGPGNQYVTAAKQLALNYNVAIDIPAGPSEVLVIADETSIAEFVASDLLSQAEHGTDSQVILLSNSEKIIDEIHIEIQQQLSGLPRKDIAEIALQNSKSILFNSIDEAIEFSNYYAPEHLILAIENAENFTNKITNAGSVFLGNYSPESAGDYASGTNHTLPTNGFAKNYNGVSLDSFVKKITFQNITKKGIRNLGKTIEVMAEAEELTAHKNAVSIRLKSLEKASTGSA